Proteins found in one Nerophis ophidion isolate RoL-2023_Sa linkage group LG21, RoL_Noph_v1.0, whole genome shotgun sequence genomic segment:
- the LOC133540120 gene encoding CMP-N-acetylneuraminate-beta-galactosamide-alpha-2,3-sialyltransferase 1-like, whose product MLSTVMKTWGLVTLLCLTALAVLYTSKWNLPSLYLRRSLELKSCDCQKCLSESDPGVKDLLDAAPKPFLSKGDPIFEEDFNWWKHLQSEKRPFSFFKETVNKLFTIFPAVPDVEAASPDLCRTCAVVGNSGNLKGSHYGPLVDYHNIVIRMNGGRTKDYEEDVGTKTTHHVMYPESAKYLDNSTHLVFFPFKINDLLWLLKTFTPREVGKENPEKRGNKDLVMILNPGFMKHVHETWLHKTGSYPSSGFMTLVLSMQMCDEVSVFGFGADRDGNWNHYFEILKNKRLRTGPHAGTQEYEVIQQLEGKQTIRLLKGF is encoded by the exons ATGTTGTCCACAGTGATGAAGACCTGGGGGCTGGTGACCCTACTGTGTCTGACGGCCCTGGCTGTGCTCTATACGTCCAAATGGAATCTGCCGTCCTTGTATTTGCGCAGGTCGCTTGAGTTGAAGTCATGCGACTGCCAGAAATGTTTGAGCGAGAGCGACCCGGGCGTTAAGGATCTTTTGGACGCGGCGCCCAAGCCCTTCTTGTCCAAGGGGGACCCCATTTTTGAGGAGGATTTCAACTGGTGGAAG CACTTGCAGAGTGAAAAGAGACCCTTCAGTTTCTTCAAAGAAACGGTCAACAAACTCTTCACCATCTTTCCAGCCGTGCCCGACGTGGAGGCGGCGTCGCCCGACCTCTGCAGGACGTGTGCAGTGGTGGGCAATTCAGGCAACCTCAAAGGCTCGCACTACGGACCACTGGTTGATTACCACAACATCGTGATCAG AATGAACGGCGGGCGCACCAAAGACTACGAGGAGGACGTGGGCACCAAGACGACTCATCACGTCATGTATCCTGAGAGTGCCAAGTATTTGGACAACTCCACACATCTGGTCTTCTTTCCATTCAAGATCAACGACCTCCTGTGGCTGCTCAAGACCTTCACTCCCAG agAAGTTGGCAAGGAGAACCCAGAGAAGCGGGGCAACAAGGACTTG GTGATGATCCTCAACCCTGGCTTCATGAAACACGTCCATGAAACGTGGCTGCATAAGACCGGCAGCTACCCGTCCTCTGGATTCATGACCTTGGTTCTCAGTATGCAGATGTGTGATGAG gtgaGTGTTTTTGGGTTCGGCGCAGACCGAGATGGAAACTGGAACCATTATTTTGAAATCCTGAAGAACAAAAGGCTGAGAACTGGACCTCACGCTGGCACGCAGGAGTATGAAGTGATCCAACAGTTGGAGGGCAAGCAGACCATTCGCCTCCTTAAAGGATTTTAA